The Bacteroidota bacterium region CGTGACGTTCGGCGTGAGCTTGATGATGAGTAGCTTGTCGGTCGATTGCCGCAGGAGTGCAGTCAGCTCTTCGGTGCGCTCGACCGATGTGCCGAAGGAGAGTCCACCATCTTTTACATTCGGGCAACTAATGTTGATCTCGTAGCCGACAAGATTTGGCGTCGCATGCTCTTCGATGTGCTCGAGCACATTGCGGTATTCTTCCATCGAACTCGCCGCAATATTCGCGATGATCTTCGTGTCGAACTTTGCGAGATAGGGGAGCTTCTCACTCACGAAGCTGTGCACTCCGACGTTCGCCAGCCCGATCGAGTTGAGCATCCCACTCGCCGTCTCGATAATGCGGTGCGGTGGATTTCCCGGACGCGGCTTCCAGCTTACCGACTTCGTAACGATGCCGCCAAGCTGCTCGATGTCACAGTACTGTTTCGCTTCGGCGCCATAGCCGAAGGTGCCGCTCGCCACGAGCACCGGATTCTTGAATTCGACATCGCGCAACCGGACTCGCATCTCGGGATGAGCCTGTCCGTTCGACTTAAAACCTTCCGTCATATCGTAATAGCTTCAGCGGAAAAGGAGGGGCCGTCGACACACACCAGCCGGAAGCGTTTGCCGGTCTTGTTAAATGTATCCTCATCGGTGAGCACGGGGCATCCCTGACAAATTCCGATGCCGCATGCCATTTCTGTTTCCAAACTCAGTTCGCACGGTATATCGAACTCACAGCCAAGTTGTGCGGCGGCGCGCATCATGCCGGTCGGTCCGCACACAAACAATTTCGGACGATCGATGAGACCGGCCTTCAAATCGTTTCGCAGCATCTCGATAACCGAGCCGTGAAATCCCTGCGAGCCATCATCGGTGGCAAGATGCAAGTTCTTCAGGTCTTGCAGGGCGAGCAGATCTTTCGTGCGCGCACCGTAATAGGTCTGCACCGGAAGTTCTTCGCGAAGTAGCGCCCGCGTAAGCAAGAGCATCGATGCAACACCGACACCTCCCACGACAAGCACCGCCGTGTTGAAATCGCCTGACTTATAATTCCATGGATTGCCGAGTGGCCCCAACACATCGAGTAACTCACCCTCAGCAATGCTCGCAATGAGATTCGTGCCGCGTCCATGGGCCTGCACGATAATCTCAGCCTCATCGCCATCAGTATTATAGACAGAGAATGGCCGGCGAAGCATTGGGTCGTTCGCTCCCGCTCTCGGAAGCACGTTAACAAAATGTCCGGCGATTGTTTCTCTGGCAATCTTCGGATTATGGAAACGGATCGTGACCAGCCCCGGCGCAAGTTCGCGCCGGCGTGTAACTTTGGATAGAGCGGTCAAAGGTTCTATCATTTAAGTGGTACAGTTTGCGTTGAGTCGAGGGGGAAGTGCGGTGGCGCTCCATGCTGATTACCAGGCATTCCAAACCGTCCACGAGGACTGGTCTGCGGCCGAGACCGTGGCGGCAGTCCCCGTTGGGTCGGTTGCTGCCCGGGCTGGTTCAACATGCGTGGTGCCCGCTGTTGGTGTTGGCCTGGCTGAATTTGTGTCGGATCGACTGGCGGTGGCTGACCGTGTGGCGCCGCGTTCGTTGCGTCCGCAAAGCGCGGATGCAGTGCGAGTGCATACACGGAATATGGATAGTCATGCATGACGCGCTTGTAATAGACAACGGCGCTGTCGTATCGTGCCGAGTCCTCATAGCTGAGTCCGATCGCATAGAGCGAGCGTGGCGCGGCATCCTCCTCCGGAAAACCCGCCACCACGGCAAGCAGCGATGCCTTCGCGGCGTCGAGACCATGCTCGCGAAGGGTCGCGTATGCGGTTTCATATGCGGTCTGGCCTGGAGTGCGTTTGATCTTATTCGGAAAGAGCATGCGCGCCTGCTCGGCATAGACGGTCTGTCCATAATGCGCCAGCAACTCATCGAGCAGCGAATCGCCCGCTGCTATTTGCTTGTCATGATATTCCAGTTGCATTTGCGCGTACATCGCTTGCGCGCGCATTGCGGAGGCGGCAGTATCGGACTTTGCGAACGCGACGGCGAGTGCCGCATTATACTCGGCACGTGCCTGCGGAATTTCCAGGAATGTCTCGTACGACCGACCCAATTGATAATGAGCCGTGGCTGCCAGGAGTCCGAGGCTGTCGAGCGATCGTGCGGTGTCAGACACCACAAACGCTGCTCCGCCCGGCTGTTGCTTCTGAAGCTGCGTGTAGACCTTTTCGAACTTCGCAGAATCTTCTTTGCTCATCACGGCGGGCGCTGTCGGCTGGAAGCGGCTGCC contains the following coding sequences:
- a CDS encoding dihydroorotate dehydrogenase codes for the protein MTEGFKSNGQAHPEMRVRLRDVEFKNPVLVASGTFGYGAEAKQYCDIEQLGGIVTKSVSWKPRPGNPPHRIIETASGMLNSIGLANVGVHSFVSEKLPYLAKFDTKIIANIAASSMEEYRNVLEHIEEHATPNLVGYEINISCPNVKDGGLSFGTSVERTEELTALLRQSTDKLLIIKLTPNVTSVAPFAQACERAGADAISLINTLVGMSIDIYTREPRLNTVTGGLSGPAIKPIALAQVYQARKACKLPIIGIGGIATAEDTVEFLIAGASMVQIGTANFVHPDAGIRVANGLVEYLHKQKIAAVGELVNSLTVRAELKAAGW
- a CDS encoding dihydroorotate dehydrogenase electron transfer subunit; protein product: MTALSKVTRRRELAPGLVTIRFHNPKIARETIAGHFVNVLPRAGANDPMLRRPFSVYNTDGDEAEIIVQAHGRGTNLIASIAEGELLDVLGPLGNPWNYKSGDFNTAVLVVGGVGVASMLLLTRALLREELPVQTYYGARTKDLLALQDLKNLHLATDDGSQGFHGSVIEMLRNDLKAGLIDRPKLFVCGPTGMMRAAAQLGCEFDIPCELSLETEMACGIGICQGCPVLTDEDTFNKTGKRFRLVCVDGPSFSAEAITI